The following are encoded together in the Pontibacter liquoris genome:
- a CDS encoding isopenicillin N synthase family dioxygenase, translated as MSEILFEEVPSLDLADFTSGDAERREQFVKKLGDAYQNIGFIALRNHGLSDDLTARLYAATKKFFALPDEVKMKYEVPGLAGQRGYVGKGKEHAKGRNTGDLKEFYHVGQNVTDNDPIKAEYPDNIFPVEVPEFEGVTLEAYQKLEAAGKQVLRAIALHLGLEENYFDAKVHHGNSILRPIHYFPIENPDSVPADAVRAAEHGDINLITLLMGASADGLQVLRRDGKWIPITALPEQVVVNVGDMLARLTNNKLKSTIHRVVNPPRELMNTSRYSIPFFMHPRSEMDLTCLESCIDAQNPKAYPDATAGEYLDERLIELGLKKA; from the coding sequence ATGAGCGAGATTTTGTTTGAGGAGGTTCCTTCACTGGACTTGGCTGATTTCACATCAGGAGATGCGGAAAGAAGGGAACAATTTGTGAAAAAGCTGGGCGACGCTTACCAGAATATTGGCTTTATTGCCCTGCGCAACCATGGCCTGAGCGACGACCTGACGGCAAGGCTGTATGCGGCCACTAAAAAATTCTTTGCTTTGCCCGACGAGGTAAAGATGAAGTACGAGGTACCCGGGCTGGCTGGTCAGCGGGGTTATGTAGGCAAAGGCAAAGAGCATGCAAAAGGCCGCAACACCGGCGACCTGAAAGAGTTTTACCATGTGGGCCAGAACGTAACCGACAACGACCCGATCAAAGCAGAGTACCCGGACAATATTTTCCCGGTTGAAGTACCTGAATTTGAGGGTGTAACCCTGGAAGCGTACCAGAAACTGGAAGCTGCCGGCAAGCAGGTGCTGCGTGCCATTGCCCTGCACCTGGGCCTGGAAGAGAACTACTTTGATGCTAAAGTGCACCACGGCAACAGCATTCTGCGCCCCATCCATTACTTCCCGATCGAGAACCCGGACAGCGTGCCGGCCGATGCGGTGCGTGCCGCCGAGCACGGCGACATTAACCTGATCACGCTGCTGATGGGCGCCAGTGCCGATGGCCTGCAGGTGCTGCGCCGCGATGGCAAGTGGATCCCGATCACTGCCCTGCCCGAGCAGGTGGTGGTAAACGTAGGCGATATGCTGGCGCGTCTCACCAACAACAAGCTCAAGTCTACCATCCACCGGGTGGTAAATCCGCCGCGCGAGCTGATGAATACATCCCGCTATTCTATTCCGTTTTTCATGCACCCCCGCTCCGAAATGGACCTGACTTGCCTGGAAAGCTGCATTGATGCGCAAAACCCCAAAGCATACCCCGACGCCACCGCAGGCGAATACCTGGATGAGCGCCTGATAGAGCTTGGCCTGAAGAAAGCGTAA
- the chrA gene encoding chromate efflux transporter, whose product MSLRYYIFLKDVLLLALTAFGGPQAHIALMFKLLVEKRRYLTEQELIELNALCQILPGPTSTQTITAIGFKIGGPNLAYLTLLVWILPATTFMGLAALAISYLEENGISLLFLRFIQPMAVGFVAYAAYMISAKVVNTKTAIILLIISAILAYFFHSPWVYPVLLLAGGAITALRFRQHPEEKDKKLQVQWANFILYVAVLVTAALVGGYTSSLPVRLFENFYRNGSLIFGGGQVLVPLMYTEFVDFKHYLTGEEFLSGYAISQALPGPTFSFCSFVGSLAMRQFGIPGQWLGSFVATLGIFLPGTFLIFFVIRFWDELKKYRVVRASLEGISAVSSGMVVAAAIQLYHPIPNTPLNFGIVATTFLLLLFTRVPAPVLILTGLLLGFVL is encoded by the coding sequence ATGAGCCTGCGCTACTATATCTTCTTAAAAGACGTACTGCTGTTGGCCCTCACCGCATTTGGAGGGCCTCAGGCGCATATTGCCCTAATGTTTAAGCTGCTGGTAGAAAAACGCCGCTACCTAACCGAGCAAGAGCTGATCGAGCTCAACGCCCTTTGCCAGATCCTGCCCGGCCCCACTTCCACGCAAACCATCACGGCCATCGGCTTTAAGATCGGTGGGCCCAACCTGGCTTATCTTACGTTGCTGGTCTGGATTTTGCCTGCGACCACGTTTATGGGCCTGGCTGCGCTGGCCATTTCATACCTCGAAGAAAATGGTATTTCGCTGCTGTTCCTGCGGTTTATACAACCTATGGCGGTTGGTTTTGTGGCCTATGCCGCTTACATGATCAGCGCGAAGGTAGTTAATACTAAAACGGCCATCATACTGCTCATTATCTCGGCTATACTTGCATACTTCTTTCACTCGCCCTGGGTATACCCGGTGTTGCTGCTGGCAGGGGGCGCCATTACGGCCCTGCGCTTCAGGCAGCACCCCGAGGAAAAAGACAAGAAGCTGCAGGTGCAGTGGGCCAATTTTATCCTGTATGTGGCCGTGCTGGTTACAGCGGCGTTGGTGGGCGGTTATACTTCGTCGTTGCCCGTGCGCCTCTTCGAAAACTTTTACCGAAACGGCAGCCTGATATTCGGCGGCGGGCAGGTGCTGGTACCACTCATGTATACCGAGTTCGTGGACTTCAAGCATTACCTTACCGGCGAAGAATTTCTTTCGGGCTACGCTATTTCGCAGGCGCTGCCTGGTCCCACGTTTTCGTTCTGTTCGTTTGTGGGCAGCCTGGCCATGCGCCAGTTCGGCATACCCGGGCAGTGGCTTGGCTCCTTTGTTGCCACCCTGGGCATCTTTCTGCCCGGCACGTTCCTGATCTTCTTTGTCATCCGGTTCTGGGACGAGCTGAAGAAATACCGCGTCGTGCGAGCCTCCCTGGAAGGTATCAGCGCGGTAAGCTCCGGCATGGTGGTAGCCGCCGCCATCCAGCTCTATCATCCTATTCCCAACACACCGCTTAACTTCGGCATTGTGGCCACCACCTTTCTGCTACTGCTCTTTACGCGCGTACCCGCCCCGGTGCTTATACTTACCGGCCTGCTGCTTGGCTTTGTGTTGTAG
- a CDS encoding class I SAM-dependent methyltransferase, producing the protein MDRYKVTAQAWDKLAVAYQDKFMDLDLYNDTYDRFCRLVRKADPRIFEIGCGPGNITRYMQARRPDFVIEAIDVAPNMLRIAKENNPAVTFKVMDAREVGTLAGTYDGIMCGFCMPYLSKEDGLKLIKACAGLLNSGGILYLSTIEGDYQKSGYETSSNGLNTMFVYYHQEDYLQQGLADNHFEVVDLARKTYPKTHGTAETHLILIAKKK; encoded by the coding sequence ATGGACCGCTATAAAGTAACAGCGCAAGCCTGGGATAAACTGGCGGTAGCCTACCAGGATAAATTCATGGACCTGGACCTGTATAACGATACCTATGATCGTTTTTGCCGGTTGGTCAGGAAGGCTGATCCCCGTATTTTTGAAATAGGGTGCGGACCTGGCAACATCACGCGGTATATGCAGGCCAGGAGACCTGATTTTGTGATCGAAGCCATTGATGTGGCGCCTAACATGCTCCGCATAGCCAAAGAGAACAACCCTGCCGTTACGTTTAAGGTGATGGATGCCCGAGAGGTCGGTACCCTGGCTGGCACGTATGATGGTATTATGTGCGGCTTTTGCATGCCCTATTTATCGAAAGAGGATGGCTTGAAACTGATAAAAGCATGTGCCGGCTTGCTAAACAGCGGCGGCATTTTATACTTGAGCACCATAGAAGGTGACTATCAGAAATCCGGTTACGAGACAAGCAGCAACGGGCTAAACACCATGTTTGTTTATTATCACCAGGAGGATTATTTACAGCAGGGGCTGGCAGATAATCATTTTGAGGTAGTAGACCTGGCCCGCAAAACGTACCCCAAAACACACGGGACTGCCGAAACGCATCTGATCCTGATTGCCAAAAAGAAGTAA
- the rfbA gene encoding glucose-1-phosphate thymidylyltransferase RfbA: MKGIILAGGSGTRLHPLTLAMSKQMMPVYDKPMIYYPLSTLMLAGIREILIISTPQDLPLFERLLGDGSQIGCKFSYAVQEVPNGLAQAFVIGADFIGSDKVALILGDNIFYGSGMSKLLQANNNPDGGVVYAYHVHDPERYGVVEFDEQNKAISIEEKPEKPKSNYAVPGLYFYDNDVVEIARNLQPSPRGEYEITDVNKAYLAQGRLKVSIMNRGTAWLDTGTIQSLMQAATFVQVIEERQGLKIGAIEEVAFRMGFIDEQQLQHIAAPLRKSGYGEYLLNILK, translated from the coding sequence ATGAAAGGAATTATACTAGCCGGAGGCTCCGGTACCCGCCTGCACCCCCTAACGTTGGCCATGAGCAAGCAGATGATGCCGGTCTACGACAAGCCCATGATCTACTACCCGCTCTCGACGCTGATGCTGGCGGGCATCCGTGAGATACTGATCATCTCCACGCCGCAGGACCTGCCGCTGTTCGAGCGCCTGCTGGGCGATGGCAGCCAGATTGGCTGTAAGTTTAGCTATGCCGTGCAGGAGGTGCCCAACGGGCTGGCACAGGCTTTTGTAATCGGAGCGGATTTTATAGGCTCCGACAAAGTGGCGCTTATCCTGGGTGATAACATCTTCTACGGCTCGGGTATGAGCAAGCTGCTGCAGGCCAATAACAACCCGGATGGCGGGGTGGTATACGCCTACCATGTGCACGACCCTGAACGCTACGGTGTGGTAGAATTTGACGAGCAGAACAAAGCCATCTCGATCGAGGAGAAACCCGAAAAGCCGAAATCGAACTATGCCGTGCCCGGTTTATACTTCTACGACAATGATGTGGTGGAAATTGCCCGCAACCTGCAGCCCAGCCCGCGCGGCGAGTATGAGATCACGGATGTGAACAAGGCGTACCTGGCGCAGGGCAGACTGAAAGTAAGCATCATGAACCGCGGTACCGCCTGGCTCGACACCGGTACCATCCAGTCGCTGATGCAGGCGGCTACCTTTGTGCAGGTGATCGAAGAGCGGCAGGGCCTCAAGATCGGCGCCATCGAAGAGGTAGCTTTCCGGATGGGCTTTATTGATGAACAACAATTGCAGCACATTGCGGCCCCTTTGCGCAAGAGTGGCTACGGCGAATACCTGCTCAACATCCTGAAATAA
- the rfbD gene encoding dTDP-4-dehydrorhamnose reductase encodes MSKAVVFGASGQLGQCLQALAANRVSITDIVFLPEEAADILDEEKLQKVFEEHTPAFCINCAAYTAVDKAEKETALASRINKDGVENLSRLCHTYGTTLIHISTDFVFSGETNVPLVETDETAPLNVYGQTKLAGEKVISTYIPYYFILRTSWLYSEFGNNFVKTMLRLGKEREELKVIWDQAGTPTYAMDLAACILTLIETNSTAYGTYHYSNEGLTSWYDFAHAIFELSGTAVKVIPVRTSEYVTDAVRPAYSVMDKSKIKKALNLEIPYWRESLARCVSQLTK; translated from the coding sequence ATGAGTAAGGCTGTCGTTTTTGGAGCATCCGGCCAGCTTGGCCAATGCCTTCAGGCTCTTGCAGCTAATAGGGTAAGTATAACGGACATAGTCTTTCTGCCAGAGGAAGCTGCCGACATACTGGATGAAGAAAAGCTGCAAAAAGTTTTTGAGGAGCATACGCCCGCCTTCTGTATCAATTGTGCCGCTTATACGGCCGTAGATAAGGCAGAAAAAGAAACAGCGCTGGCAAGCAGGATCAACAAAGATGGAGTCGAGAATCTGAGCAGGCTATGCCATACTTATGGCACAACGTTGATTCACATCTCCACCGACTTTGTTTTTTCCGGGGAAACCAACGTGCCGCTGGTAGAAACGGATGAAACAGCACCCCTGAATGTATACGGCCAGACCAAGCTGGCAGGCGAGAAGGTCATCTCAACTTATATTCCATATTATTTTATTCTAAGAACCAGCTGGTTGTACTCCGAGTTCGGGAACAACTTTGTGAAAACAATGCTGCGGTTAGGGAAAGAAAGAGAAGAGTTAAAGGTGATCTGGGACCAGGCCGGTACGCCTACTTATGCCATGGATCTGGCGGCTTGCATTCTAACGCTGATAGAAACAAACAGCACGGCATATGGGACTTATCATTATAGCAATGAAGGCTTAACGTCGTGGTATGATTTTGCCCATGCCATTTTTGAGTTGAGCGGAACAGCTGTAAAAGTGATACCTGTACGCACATCAGAGTATGTGACCGATGCCGTACGCCCTGCTTATTCTGTAATGGATAAATCTAAAATAAAGAAAGCGCTGAACCTGGAAATTCCTTATTGGAGGGAAAGCCTGGCACGATGCGTAAGCCAATTAACAAAATGA
- the rfbC gene encoding dTDP-4-dehydrorhamnose 3,5-epimerase, producing MELITTPLKDCFVIKPAVFDDPRGYFFESFNELRFNELTGTNTHFVQDNQSFSSYGVLRGLHFQKGAHAQAKLVRVLQGEVLDVAVDLRKESPTFGQHFTVVLSAQNKLQLFIPRGFAHGFVVLSQEAEFFYKCDNYYHKEAEGGILYNDADLGIDWQLPAQDIQVSEKDKLNLSLNQVLEAVYE from the coding sequence ATGGAATTAATTACGACACCTTTAAAAGATTGCTTTGTTATAAAACCGGCAGTTTTTGATGATCCGCGAGGATACTTTTTTGAAAGCTTTAATGAGCTGCGATTTAACGAACTAACAGGCACCAATACCCACTTTGTGCAGGATAACCAGTCTTTTTCCTCATACGGTGTTCTGCGGGGGCTGCATTTTCAGAAAGGAGCTCATGCGCAGGCTAAACTGGTACGGGTACTACAAGGCGAGGTGTTGGATGTTGCCGTTGACCTTCGGAAAGAATCGCCAACCTTCGGGCAACATTTTACTGTTGTGCTAAGTGCGCAGAATAAACTGCAGTTATTTATTCCAAGAGGCTTTGCCCATGGGTTTGTGGTTTTAAGCCAGGAGGCGGAATTCTTTTACAAGTGCGATAACTACTATCATAAGGAAGCGGAAGGCGGTATTTTATACAATGATGCGGATTTAGGCATTGACTGGCAACTGCCTGCCCAGGATATTCAGGTTTCGGAAAAAGATAAACTGAATTTATCTCTCAACCAGGTGTTAGAAGCTGTTTATGAGTAA
- the rfbB gene encoding dTDP-glucose 4,6-dehydratase — protein sequence MKLLITGGAGFIGSHVVRLFVNKYPNYQIFNLDKLTYAGNLANLSDIEDRENYTFLKGDIVDAAYLKEIFSQYNFDAVIHLAAESHVDRSITDPLAFVQTNVIGTVNLLNTARQHWAANLPGHLFYHISTDEVYGSLGEDGLFTEETAYDPRSPYSASKASSDHFVRAWYHTYGLPVKLSNCSNNYGPNHFPEKLIPLAIHNIKNNKPVPVYGKGENVRDWLYVLDHARAIDVIFHEGQLGETYNIGGVNEWKNLDLIELLCDQMDQKLGREQGTSRKLITFVKDRAGHDLRYAIDSSKLMNELGWKPSVTFEEGLSKTIDWYLQNSEWLENVTSGNYQAYYQQQYAAR from the coding sequence ATGAAATTACTAATTACGGGTGGTGCTGGCTTTATCGGCTCGCATGTGGTGCGGCTGTTTGTAAACAAGTACCCCAACTACCAGATCTTTAACCTCGATAAACTGACATATGCCGGTAACCTGGCAAACCTGTCGGATATAGAGGATCGGGAGAATTATACCTTCCTGAAAGGGGACATTGTGGATGCAGCCTACTTGAAGGAGATTTTCAGCCAGTATAACTTTGATGCCGTGATTCACCTGGCAGCCGAAAGCCATGTGGACCGCTCGATTACGGACCCGCTTGCTTTTGTGCAGACCAACGTGATCGGGACGGTGAACCTGCTCAACACCGCCCGCCAGCACTGGGCCGCAAACCTGCCCGGCCACCTGTTCTACCATATCTCTACCGACGAAGTATATGGCTCGCTGGGAGAGGACGGCCTGTTTACAGAAGAGACGGCCTACGACCCACGCTCACCCTACTCGGCTTCCAAAGCCAGCTCCGACCATTTTGTACGTGCCTGGTATCATACGTACGGGCTGCCCGTCAAGCTGTCTAACTGTTCCAACAACTATGGCCCTAATCATTTTCCGGAGAAACTGATCCCGCTGGCCATCCACAATATCAAAAATAACAAGCCGGTGCCTGTTTACGGCAAAGGCGAGAACGTGCGCGACTGGCTGTATGTGCTGGACCATGCCCGCGCTATCGACGTGATCTTTCATGAAGGCCAACTAGGAGAGACCTACAACATCGGGGGCGTAAATGAGTGGAAGAACCTGGATTTGATCGAATTGCTTTGCGACCAGATGGACCAAAAACTGGGCCGAGAGCAGGGCACCTCGCGCAAGCTCATCACGTTTGTAAAAGACCGTGCCGGCCACGACCTGCGCTACGCCATCGACTCTTCCAAGCTAATGAACGAACTGGGCTGGAAACCCTCGGTTACATTTGAAGAAGGCCTGAGCAAAACCATTGACTGGTACCTGCAGAACAGCGAGTGGCTGGAAAACGTGACCTCGGGCAATTATCAGGCTTATTACCAGCAACAGTACGCAGCAAGATAA
- the galE gene encoding UDP-glucose 4-epimerase GalE, whose protein sequence is MASKKILVTGGAGYIGSHTVVELTEAGYTPVIVDNFSNSEESALQGIAAILGREVPCHRVDCTDAAALRKVFEQEKDIAGVIHFAAYKAVGESVAEPLKYYHNNVGSLVTLLQVMQEFSIFNLVFSSSCTVYGIPEKLPVTEETPVQKANSPYGNTKKVCEEILTDLAHSGSTMKSIALRYFNPIGAHPSAKIGELPLGVPSNLVPFITQTAAGIRKELTIFGNDYDTADGTCVRDYVHVVDLAKAHVVAVERLLQDKVQDLEFFNVGTGHGNTVLEAVQAFERATGQKLNYKIGPRRPGDVPKIYADVTKATEELGFKTTSTLEEAMKSAWDWQLSLQKR, encoded by the coding sequence TTGGCAAGTAAAAAAATACTGGTAACCGGCGGTGCAGGTTATATTGGCTCTCACACGGTAGTAGAATTAACTGAAGCGGGGTATACACCCGTAATCGTTGATAATTTTTCAAATTCAGAGGAAAGTGCTTTGCAGGGCATTGCTGCCATACTTGGCCGCGAGGTGCCTTGCCACCGGGTTGACTGCACAGATGCAGCGGCGTTGCGCAAGGTGTTTGAGCAGGAAAAGGATATTGCCGGCGTCATTCACTTTGCCGCCTACAAAGCTGTAGGCGAATCGGTGGCCGAGCCGCTCAAGTATTATCACAACAATGTGGGATCACTGGTAACACTGCTGCAGGTAATGCAGGAGTTCAGCATTTTCAACCTGGTGTTCTCCTCGTCCTGCACTGTGTATGGTATCCCCGAAAAACTTCCGGTAACCGAAGAAACGCCGGTGCAGAAAGCCAACTCGCCATACGGTAACACCAAAAAAGTGTGCGAAGAGATCCTGACCGACCTGGCTCACAGCGGCAGCACCATGAAGAGCATCGCCCTGCGCTATTTTAACCCTATCGGGGCGCATCCTTCGGCTAAGATCGGAGAGCTGCCGCTGGGCGTACCGAGTAACCTGGTGCCCTTTATCACACAGACCGCAGCTGGCATTCGCAAAGAACTGACCATTTTTGGCAACGATTACGATACAGCTGATGGTACCTGCGTACGTGATTACGTGCATGTGGTGGATCTGGCCAAAGCACACGTAGTGGCTGTGGAAAGACTGCTGCAGGACAAGGTACAGGATCTGGAATTCTTTAATGTGGGTACAGGCCATGGCAACACTGTGCTGGAAGCAGTGCAGGCCTTTGAGCGGGCAACCGGCCAGAAGCTGAACTATAAAATCGGTCCGCGCCGCCCCGGCGATGTACCCAAGATCTATGCTGACGTAACCAAGGCTACAGAAGAATTAGGCTTTAAAACCACCAGCACGCTGGAAGAGGCAATGAAGAGTGCCTGGGATTGGCAGCTGTCTCTTCAAAAGAGATAG
- the prmC gene encoding peptide chain release factor N(5)-glutamine methyltransferase: protein MAIVQQMQQYVRQSIAAAYPEPEAGAIAQVLLAHVLQKSRVQLSLSQQEPVTPGQEEQLKQAVLRLQQQEPVQYVLGLAHFYGLELQVDERVLIPRPETEELVDLVLKEHKGRTGLRVLDICTGSGCIPLALSANMASAQVYGLEISEGALAVARSNAAKYKLPVTWLQQDIFEPVQSIAVASLDIITSNPPYVLEEEKQQMRPNVLAYEPHLALFVPDTDALKYYRRIAAVALGLLKEGGTLYFEINERYGAQVQELLLQAGFTEAAVIKDLIGKDRMVRAVR from the coding sequence GTGGCCATCGTTCAGCAAATGCAGCAGTATGTCAGACAAAGTATAGCCGCGGCCTACCCGGAGCCGGAAGCCGGCGCCATTGCGCAGGTGCTGCTAGCTCATGTGCTGCAAAAGTCGCGGGTACAGCTGAGCTTAAGCCAGCAGGAGCCTGTTACGCCGGGGCAGGAGGAGCAGCTGAAGCAGGCCGTGTTGCGGCTACAGCAGCAGGAACCGGTGCAGTATGTGCTGGGGCTGGCGCACTTTTACGGACTGGAGTTACAGGTAGACGAGCGTGTGCTCATACCCCGACCCGAAACAGAAGAGCTGGTGGACCTGGTGCTGAAGGAGCATAAAGGGCGCACCGGACTGCGGGTGCTGGATATCTGTACCGGTAGCGGCTGCATTCCGCTGGCGCTATCAGCAAACATGGCAAGTGCGCAGGTATACGGTTTGGAGATTTCGGAAGGAGCCCTGGCGGTGGCCAGAAGCAATGCGGCAAAGTATAAGCTGCCGGTCACCTGGCTGCAGCAGGATATTTTTGAGCCGGTGCAGAGTATAGCTGTCGCATCGCTAGACATTATCACCAGCAACCCGCCGTATGTGCTGGAGGAAGAAAAGCAGCAGATGCGCCCCAATGTGCTGGCCTACGAGCCCCATCTGGCCCTTTTTGTACCCGATACGGACGCCCTGAAATATTACAGAAGAATTGCAGCGGTAGCGCTGGGGCTTTTAAAAGAAGGCGGAACGTTATACTTCGAAATAAACGAGCGCTATGGCGCACAGGTGCAGGAATTGTTGCTGCAGGCCGGTTTTACGGAAGCTGCAGTAATAAAAGACCTGATAGGGAAGGACCGGATGGTACGCGCTGTGCGGTAA
- the ribD gene encoding bifunctional diaminohydroxyphosphoribosylaminopyrimidine deaminase/5-amino-6-(5-phosphoribosylamino)uracil reductase RibD: MTDELYMRRALELARLGSSYTSPNPMVGCVVVHQGRIIGEGWHKQYGGPHAEVNAIAAVEDKSLLPESRVYVTLEPCSHYGKTPPCADLLINSGVKDVVICNTDPNPLVVGRGIKKLLDAGAQVKVGVLEDEGLGLNKRFFTFHSQKRPFILLKWAETADGFVAGPNYAPLQISGRLAQRLAHKWRTEEQAILVGTRTALHDNPRLNTRYWLGKNPLRLVIDKQLQLPAHLHLFDQSQPTVVYNYSKQEEQENIYFVKLNEQEPLLEQIMQDLHQRNVLSVLVEGGPVLLESLLLAGLWDEAIIFRSKVKMLGSGIKAPAMLHGQLQNIDDLEADWLHHYCR; encoded by the coding sequence TTGACCGACGAACTTTATATGCGACGCGCGCTGGAGCTGGCCAGGCTTGGCAGCAGCTATACCAGCCCCAACCCGATGGTAGGTTGTGTGGTGGTGCACCAGGGGCGCATCATTGGCGAGGGATGGCACAAACAGTACGGCGGCCCGCATGCCGAGGTAAACGCTATTGCCGCAGTAGAAGACAAAAGCCTGCTGCCCGAAAGCCGCGTGTATGTCACGCTGGAGCCTTGCTCGCACTACGGCAAAACGCCTCCCTGCGCCGACCTGCTCATCAATTCCGGTGTGAAGGATGTCGTGATCTGCAACACCGATCCGAACCCGCTGGTGGTGGGCCGCGGCATCAAAAAGCTGCTGGATGCTGGCGCCCAGGTAAAGGTAGGCGTGCTGGAGGACGAGGGGCTGGGATTGAACAAACGTTTTTTCACCTTCCACAGTCAAAAGCGGCCGTTTATACTACTGAAATGGGCTGAAACGGCCGATGGGTTTGTAGCAGGCCCCAACTATGCGCCGTTGCAGATCAGTGGCAGGCTGGCGCAGCGACTGGCCCACAAGTGGCGCACCGAGGAGCAGGCCATTTTGGTAGGCACCCGCACCGCCTTGCACGACAATCCCCGCCTGAACACGCGCTACTGGCTGGGCAAAAACCCACTTCGCCTTGTTATAGACAAGCAGCTTCAGTTACCAGCGCACCTGCACCTCTTCGACCAAAGCCAGCCAACGGTAGTGTACAACTACTCAAAACAGGAAGAACAGGAGAATATATACTTTGTAAAACTAAACGAGCAGGAACCACTTTTAGAACAGATCATGCAGGACCTGCACCAGCGCAACGTGCTGTCTGTGCTGGTAGAGGGCGGCCCTGTTTTGCTGGAAAGCTTACTACTGGCGGGTTTATGGGATGAGGCCATCATCTTCAGGAGCAAGGTTAAAATGCTGGGCAGCGGCATTAAAGCGCCCGCTATGCTGCACGGGCAGCTGCAAAACATCGATGACCTGGAAGCCGACTGGCTGCACCATTATTGCAGATAG
- a CDS encoding GAF domain-containing protein produces the protein MAESLFIDQSLSKEEKYKALLPQLEALVTGETDLIANLSNTIAALKQSMGFFWIGVYFNKEGQLVLGPFQGPIACTRIPYHKGVCGASYTRRETILVPDVEAFPGHIACASESKSEIVLPAIKHGEVQLVLDVDSDKLSDFDEVDQKYLEQVIKLIESWY, from the coding sequence ATGGCAGAATCATTATTTATAGACCAAAGCCTCAGCAAAGAGGAGAAGTATAAAGCCTTGCTTCCGCAGCTGGAAGCGCTGGTAACCGGCGAAACAGACCTGATCGCCAATCTGTCGAACACCATAGCGGCACTGAAGCAAAGTATGGGTTTCTTTTGGATAGGCGTTTACTTCAACAAAGAGGGTCAGCTGGTGCTGGGTCCGTTTCAGGGGCCGATTGCCTGCACGCGTATTCCGTACCACAAAGGCGTATGCGGTGCCAGCTATACCCGCCGCGAAACGATCCTGGTGCCGGATGTAGAGGCTTTTCCGGGGCACATTGCCTGCGCCAGCGAGTCTAAGTCTGAGATCGTGCTGCCAGCCATTAAGCATGGCGAAGTGCAGCTGGTACTGGACGTAGACAGCGACAAACTAAGCGACTTTGACGAAGTAGACCAAAAGTACCTCGAGCAGGTCATCAAGCTGATCGAAAGCTGGTATTAG
- a CDS encoding phosphatidylserine decarboxylase family protein: MKIHKEGRRILFITLLILIVLNLLLYNFNAENNTFNKIFSAVSAVLFLLILQFFRSPYRNLLLHEDLLVAPADGKVVVIEEVEETEYFKDKRKQISIFMSPINVHVTRNPVSGIVKYFKYHPGNYFVAWHPKSSTQNERTTVVVESTAGPEVLFRQIAGAMARRIVWYVNEGDEVSQGEEFGFIKFGSRVDVFVPLDTDIKVQLGQKTKGGETVIAQLKTEVPTLFG, from the coding sequence ATGAAGATTCACAAAGAAGGAAGAAGAATTCTATTTATTACGCTACTGATCTTGATAGTGCTCAACCTGCTGCTCTACAATTTCAATGCAGAAAACAACACCTTTAATAAGATTTTCTCAGCTGTATCTGCCGTCCTCTTTCTGCTGATCCTGCAGTTTTTCCGTAGCCCTTACCGCAACCTGCTGCTGCACGAGGATCTGCTCGTAGCCCCTGCCGACGGCAAGGTGGTGGTGATCGAGGAAGTGGAGGAAACGGAATACTTTAAAGATAAGCGCAAGCAGATCTCTATTTTCATGTCGCCGATCAACGTGCACGTAACACGTAACCCGGTGTCCGGCATTGTAAAATATTTCAAGTATCACCCGGGCAATTACTTTGTGGCCTGGCACCCCAAATCGAGCACCCAGAACGAGCGCACCACAGTAGTGGTAGAGTCTACGGCTGGCCCCGAAGTGCTTTTCCGGCAGATTGCCGGCGCTATGGCCCGCCGCATCGTCTGGTATGTGAACGAAGGCGATGAAGTAAGCCAGGGTGAGGAGTTCGGCTTCATCAAATTCGGCTCCCGCGTAGACGTGTTCGTGCCCCTGGACACCGACATAAAAGTGCAGTTGGGCCAGAAAACAAAAGGCGGCGAAACCGTTATTGCTCAGCTAAAGACAGAAGTACCAACTTTGTTTGGGTAA